In the genome of Deltaproteobacteria bacterium HGW-Deltaproteobacteria-6, the window TGATGGAGCGCCTGAATCAGGACATGGGCAAGACCATCATCATGGTCACGCACGATCCGCGAGCGGCTTCCCGCGCTTCCGTGCTGCGCCATCTGGATAAGGGGTATCTCAACCATGATGCTCGTCAAAATCCTCTTTAGAAACGCCTTTCATAACAAGCTCAGGAGTTCGCTCACCATTTTGGGCATTGCCGTGGCCATCCTGGCGTTCGGTTTACTGCGCACGGTGGTCAGCTCCTTTTACGCGGGCGTGGAAGCGGCATCCACCTCGCGCCTCGTCACACGCAACGCCATTTCCATTATCTTTCCACTGCCCATTTCCTACACGGAAAAAATCCGGCAGGTGGAAGGCGTCAAACTGGTGTCCTACGGCAACTGGTTTGGCGGCGTCTATATTAATGAAAAAAACTTCTTTCCGAATTTTTGCGTGGAGCCCCATACCTATTTCGCCCTGTATCCCGAATTTGTTCTGGATGAAAAACAGAAAAGAGCTTTTATGGCCGACCGCAAAGGCGCTGTGGCGGGGAAAAAACTGGCGGCCAAATACGGCTGGCGGGCAGGTGATACCATCACGCTCAAAGGAACCATCTATCCGGGCAACTGGGAGTTTATCCTGCGGGCGATTTATACGGGCCGCGATAAGACCGTTGATGAAACGCAGTTTTTCTTCCATTGGGCTTATCTCAATGAAGGGATAAAAAGAACGTGGCCCGGCTCGGCCGAGCAGGTCGGCTTTTACATGATCGGCGTGGCCCGGCCCGATATCGCGCCGGATGTGGCGCTCACGATCGACAAATTATTTAAAAATTCTCTGGCGGAAACATTGACGGAAACGGAAAAGGCTTTCAATCTGGGCTTTATTGCCATGAGCGAAGCCATCGTCACGGCCATTCAGATGGTGTCGTTTATCGTCATCTTTATCATCATGGCCGTTGTCGCCAATACCATGGCCATGACCACCAGGGAACGCACCGGCGATTATGCTATTATGAAAACGCTGGGGTTCGGCGGAGAGGACATCACGATTCTGATCTTCGGCGAAGCGCTGGTGCTCACGCTTACCGGCGCACTGATCGGCATTATCCTGACGTTCCCTCTTGCGCAGATCTTCGGCCATCAGCTCTCAACGTTTTTTCCGGTCTTTCTGGTTTCCACCCGGACGATTTACATGGACATTGCCGCGGCGTTGCTCATCGCGTTTCTGGCGGCGATCATTCCCACCCGTCATGCGATCCGCATCCGCATTGCCGACGGTTTAAGGAGGATCGGCTGATGACGGTGCCTTTTTCCTACAGCTTCCACAATCTCTGGAAGCGGCGTCTGACAACCGCTTTGACGGTAGCCGGCATGGCGCTGGTGGTCTTTGTTTTTGCCGCCGTGCTGATGATGGCCGAAGGCCTCCAGAAAACACTGGTGGAAACCGGCTCGCCCCACAATGTGGTGGTGGTGCGCAAAGCGTCTCAATCGGAAGTCATGAGCACCATTGAGCGCAAATCCGCCGCCATTGTGGAAATGCTGCCCCAAATCGCCGCAGGGGAAAGCGGCGAACCCCTGATGGCCAGGGAATCGGTCGTACTGATTGCCCTGAAAAAGAAAGGGGATGAACAGTCCTCCAGTCATTCCAACGTGGTGGTGCGCGGCATCGGGGCGGAATCCCTGCGGCTTCGGCCGCAGGTCAAACTGGTGGCGGGCCGGATGCTGCGGATGGGCTCATCGGAAGTTATTGTCGGCAACAGCATCGCCAAAGGATTTCAGGGCGTGGGCCTGCAGCAGACTTTGACCTGGGGGATGCGCACCTGGACAGTCGTCGGCATTTTTGACGCGGGCAACACCGGTTTCAGTTCGGAAATCTGGGGCGATGTCGATCAGGTCATGCAGGCTTTCCGGCGCCCGGTCTATTCGTCGCTCATTTTCAAATTACAGAATCCGGATAGCTTCGACGCCGCAAAAAAGTCCATTGAAAATGATCCGCGCCTTACGCTGGAAGCGAAACGTGAAACCCGGTATTACCGGGATCAATCGGAGATGATGGCCAAGTTTTTACGGATTCTGGGCATGTCGCTGACCATCATCTTCTCCATTGGCGCGATCATCGGCGCGATGATCACCATGTATTCCGCCGTCGCCGGCCGCACGGCGGAAATCGGCACACTGCGCGCCCTGGGTTTCCGCAGGCGCAATATTCTGCTGGCGTTTCTGACCGAGTCGCTGCTTCTGGGTTTCATCGGCGGGTGCCTCGGGCTTTTCTTTGCTTCATTCATGCAGTTTATCACGATCTCGACGGTCAACTTTCAGACGTTTTCCGAACTGGCTTTTAAATTCACGCTGACGCCCGGCATTATCGCGCAATCAATGAGTTTCGCGCTCGCGATGGGGTTGATCGGCGGCGTGCTCCCGGCGCTGCGCGCCTCGCGCCTGAAGATTGTGGACGCCCTCAGGGCTGCCTGATGCAAATATTAA includes:
- a CDS encoding ABC transporter ATP-binding protein, which translates into the protein MMLVKILFRNAFHNKLRSSLTILGIAVAILAFGLLRTVVSSFYAGVEAASTSRLVTRNAISIIFPLPISYTEKIRQVEGVKLVSYGNWFGGVYINEKNFFPNFCVEPHTYFALYPEFVLDEKQKRAFMADRKGAVAGKKLAAKYGWRAGDTITLKGTIYPGNWEFILRAIYTGRDKTVDETQFFFHWAYLNEGIKRTWPGSAEQVGFYMIGVARPDIAPDVALTIDKLFKNSLAETLTETEKAFNLGFIAMSEAIVTAIQMVSFIVIFIIMAVVANTMAMTTRERTGDYAIMKTLGFGGEDITILIFGEALVLTLTGALIGIILTFPLAQIFGHQLSTFFPVFLVSTRTIYMDIAAALLIAFLAAIIPTRHAIRIRIADGLRRIG
- a CDS encoding multidrug ABC transporter permease → MTVPFSYSFHNLWKRRLTTALTVAGMALVVFVFAAVLMMAEGLQKTLVETGSPHNVVVVRKASQSEVMSTIERKSAAIVEMLPQIAAGESGEPLMARESVVLIALKKKGDEQSSSHSNVVVRGIGAESLRLRPQVKLVAGRMLRMGSSEVIVGNSIAKGFQGVGLQQTLTWGMRTWTVVGIFDAGNTGFSSEIWGDVDQVMQAFRRPVYSSLIFKLQNPDSFDAAKKSIENDPRLTLEAKRETRYYRDQSEMMAKFLRILGMSLTIIFSIGAIIGAMITMYSAVAGRTAEIGTLRALGFRRRNILLAFLTESLLLGFIGGCLGLFFASFMQFITISTVNFQTFSELAFKFTLTPGIIAQSMSFALAMGLIGGVLPALRASRLKIVDALRAA